One genomic region from Sphingobacterium sp. UGAL515B_05 encodes:
- a CDS encoding 2OG-Fe(II) oxygenase encodes MDNMETRLTAKDWPSITKELHAKGFVTVRDVLNEKECNALIAEYNANGTYRKTINMERYRFGQGEYKYFQYPLPELITTMREKVYAEIVPVANRWMQELNIDKKFPATHKAMKKLCKEHGQEKPTVLILKYTEGGFNTLHQDLYGEVFFPMQVVLVLGQADKDYTGGEFVITEQMPRAQSKANVLKPNRGDMIIFTTNFRPVKGVKGYYRVNMKHGVSPLHGGNRHSLGIIFHDGLS; translated from the coding sequence ATGGACAATATGGAAACACGGTTAACGGCTAAAGATTGGCCGTCTATCACAAAGGAATTACACGCTAAGGGGTTTGTTACTGTTCGGGATGTACTGAATGAAAAGGAATGTAATGCGCTTATTGCTGAATATAATGCAAACGGCACCTACCGTAAAACAATCAACATGGAGCGTTATCGTTTTGGTCAGGGTGAATATAAATACTTCCAATATCCATTGCCCGAATTGATTACAACTATGCGGGAAAAGGTATACGCTGAAATAGTTCCTGTTGCCAACCGGTGGATGCAGGAGCTGAACATCGACAAGAAGTTTCCTGCAACACATAAGGCAATGAAAAAACTTTGCAAGGAACATGGACAGGAAAAACCGACAGTACTTATCCTAAAATATACAGAAGGTGGCTTTAATACGCTGCATCAGGATTTATATGGCGAGGTGTTTTTTCCGATGCAGGTGGTCCTCGTGCTTGGTCAGGCTGATAAAGATTATACAGGTGGCGAATTTGTAATAACGGAACAGATGCCACGGGCACAATCCAAAGCAAACGTATTAAAACCGAATCGTGGTGACATGATTATCTTTACCACAAACTTTCGTCCGGTAAAAGGAGTAAAAGGCTACTATAGGGTAAACATGAAACATGGTGTCAGCCCACTTCATGGTGGAAACAGACATAGCCTCGGTATTATATTTCATGATGGCCTTAGTTAA
- a CDS encoding methylated-DNA--[protein]-cysteine S-methyltransferase, translating to MKNRIINSAQSFVQTSMFPESNKMNVRDKKQMRHLLKSTQLTKAGHIKFEPWILDDENETIVYERADSLFGEIMLASTSKGICYLGFDFSSRISALDDLKRRLPQNPLIEGGSRFHGAAIQLMSSPHLELPLQLHVKGTKFQLEIWERLSHIPLGGFTSYGQIGGSNKNAQATGTAVGSNPISYLLPCHRVIHTDGGFKGYFWGTEVKERILRWEIEENPVVKI from the coding sequence ATGAAAAATAGAATAATCAATTCTGCTCAATCTTTCGTCCAGACGAGTATGTTTCCAGAAAGTAATAAAATGAATGTCCGGGATAAAAAACAAATGCGTCATTTACTGAAAAGTACCCAACTGACTAAAGCAGGCCATATTAAATTCGAGCCCTGGATTCTTGACGATGAGAATGAAACCATTGTCTACGAACGAGCTGATTCTCTATTTGGCGAAATAATGCTCGCAAGTACCTCAAAAGGAATTTGTTACTTGGGTTTTGATTTTAGTAGTCGCATTTCAGCACTTGATGACCTTAAGCGGAGGTTACCCCAAAATCCGCTAATAGAAGGTGGCTCTCGGTTTCATGGAGCTGCAATACAATTGATGAGTAGTCCTCATCTGGAGTTACCCCTTCAATTGCATGTGAAAGGAACCAAATTTCAACTCGAAATCTGGGAAAGACTGAGCCATATTCCGCTTGGAGGGTTTACAAGCTACGGACAAATTGGCGGATCAAATAAGAATGCCCAAGCTACAGGCACAGCTGTTGGAAGCAATCCTATTAGTTATCTGTTGCCCTGCCATAGGGTAATTCATACCGATGGTGGTTTCAAAGGGTACTTTTGGGGTACAGAAGTGAAAGAAAGAATACTGAGATGGGAAATTGAAGAAAACCCTGTTGTGAAAATATAA
- a CDS encoding ester cyclase has protein sequence MENQRTKEEQNKEVVVRWFTHFWGETVDLSIVDEIAAPDMLLKYSLHEARNGRDNIEAFMTEFRAAFPNLNFWATADLIAEGDYVVGQWEGGGTHRGISFDDFLAGSLPEASGRKMHFTGTTVLKVVDGKIVEEIGLDDGVAALTQLGLLKTF, from the coding sequence ATGGAAAATCAAAGGACAAAAGAGGAACAAAACAAAGAAGTAGTGGTACGTTGGTTTACGCACTTTTGGGGTGAGACGGTCGACCTTTCAATTGTAGATGAAATCGCTGCACCTGATATGCTGTTAAAATATTCGCTACATGAAGCACGCAACGGCCGTGATAATATTGAGGCGTTTATGACCGAATTCCGTGCCGCATTCCCTAATCTGAACTTCTGGGCAACAGCAGACCTAATTGCAGAAGGGGATTATGTGGTTGGACAATGGGAAGGTGGCGGAACTCATAGGGGTATCTCATTTGATGATTTCCTTGCAGGCTCTCTCCCTGAAGCATCTGGAAGAAAAATGCACTTTACAGGAACAACTGTATTGAAAGTGGTTGACGGAAAAATCGTTGAGGAGATCGGTCTCGACGATGGTGTAGCAGCATTAACGCAATTAGGCTTACTGAAAACTTTCTAA
- a CDS encoding 2OG-Fe(II) oxygenase, whose amino-acid sequence MHTIEQRLQTKNWDTILEALNNNGFAIVPDLINDSECAELLHEFNEEYRYRKTVVMERYRFGKGVYKYFNYPLPNMLTELRENFYGYLAPLANKWMEVLKTKTRYPRKHHEFIARCKENGQEKATALILGYGAGGFCAMHQDLYGEVYFPLQIVLFLDDVDKDYTGGEFILTENIPMAQSRTHAIKPKKGDVIIFATNFRPVKGVKGYYRVTMKHGVSTIHSGERHTLGIIFHDAKS is encoded by the coding sequence ATGCATACAATAGAACAACGACTACAGACAAAAAATTGGGATACGATTCTCGAGGCCTTAAATAACAACGGGTTTGCTATTGTTCCTGACCTTATAAATGATAGTGAGTGTGCCGAATTACTTCATGAGTTCAACGAAGAATACCGATACCGAAAAACAGTAGTAATGGAGCGTTATCGTTTTGGTAAAGGTGTGTATAAATATTTCAACTACCCTCTACCTAATATGCTGACAGAACTAAGGGAAAATTTCTATGGCTATCTTGCCCCCCTTGCTAACAAATGGATGGAGGTATTGAAAACAAAAACTCGTTATCCCCGAAAACATCACGAATTCATCGCCCGATGCAAAGAAAACGGACAAGAGAAGGCCACCGCTTTAATTCTCGGGTATGGAGCAGGTGGGTTTTGTGCCATGCATCAGGATTTATATGGCGAAGTCTATTTCCCGTTGCAAATAGTTCTATTCTTAGATGACGTTGATAAGGATTACACAGGAGGTGAGTTTATCCTGACAGAAAATATCCCGATGGCTCAATCCCGCACACATGCTATCAAACCAAAAAAAGGTGATGTGATTATATTTGCCACCAACTTTCGCCCAGTTAAAGGAGTCAAAGGTTACTACAGAGTAACCATGAAGCATGGTGTATCCACTATACACAGTGGCGAACGTCACACATTAGGTATCATCTTTCACGACGCTAAATCATAA
- a CDS encoding spondin domain-containing protein — MSTIKKIRKTASYAFLCAGSIALLASCNNDDMIAETRTNTITIENVLDAKPLVESGTFMGKGTPPVIFPGQSISIEFYAGAGQALSFATMYGWSNDLFFAPENPGINLYSSDGTPLTGDVSTQIKLWDNGTRINQSPGMQVTHPGAAELAPNNISEINGKDAQGNSYLPASQLMKATLAYQGDSRFKLTIENKSGGTPNETPFSPGVWTVSYAPGGDILDKMPIYTKGQHAANGLTNIAEMGDNTVMDRYLHGMTGIFTPLSPVLVVVYKGDENPFYKTGEKDRSEGLSNLAQTGNADILASKLTTKPGVKKVYVLKQSTSTVLLPRIGNAEGGKVMQQLDIEKGDRIAIATMYGLSNDWFYATKGNGIDATRKGDVSDELSLYDNGTKKDQYPGANIRIDLSGMPLGESEPIQEVPNPNVFSTLPQIVKVTLN; from the coding sequence ATGAGCACAATCAAAAAAATACGAAAGACAGCATCATACGCATTTTTGTGTGCGGGGAGCATTGCGCTGCTTGCTTCCTGCAACAATGATGATATGATCGCAGAAACGAGGACCAATACAATTACTATTGAAAATGTATTGGATGCAAAACCATTAGTAGAATCGGGTACTTTTATGGGAAAAGGCACACCGCCAGTAATCTTTCCAGGGCAGTCCATTAGCATAGAGTTTTATGCTGGAGCAGGGCAGGCGCTTTCTTTCGCGACAATGTATGGATGGAGCAACGACCTTTTTTTCGCTCCCGAAAATCCGGGCATAAACCTATATAGCTCAGATGGAACTCCGCTAACGGGAGATGTGTCTACCCAGATCAAATTATGGGATAACGGAACACGGATAAACCAATCACCGGGCATGCAGGTGACGCATCCCGGAGCCGCTGAGCTTGCTCCCAATAATATATCGGAAATAAACGGAAAAGATGCCCAAGGAAATAGTTACCTACCTGCATCTCAGTTGATGAAGGCAACGCTTGCTTATCAGGGCGATTCCCGGTTTAAGCTCACAATTGAAAATAAGAGTGGGGGTACTCCCAATGAAACTCCCTTCAGTCCGGGAGTGTGGACCGTTTCTTATGCCCCAGGGGGAGATATACTTGACAAAATGCCGATTTATACCAAAGGCCAGCATGCAGCAAATGGGCTTACGAATATTGCCGAGATGGGCGACAATACGGTGATGGACAGGTACCTCCATGGAATGACCGGAATTTTTACGCCACTTTCGCCGGTGCTTGTTGTTGTTTACAAGGGAGATGAAAACCCTTTCTATAAGACAGGAGAGAAAGACCGCAGCGAGGGCCTCAGTAATCTGGCACAGACGGGCAATGCGGATATACTGGCGTCAAAGCTAACGACCAAACCTGGTGTTAAAAAAGTTTATGTCCTGAAACAATCAACAAGTACTGTTCTACTTCCCAGAATTGGCAATGCTGAAGGAGGGAAGGTCATGCAGCAACTGGATATTGAAAAAGGGGATAGAATTGCGATTGCTACCATGTATGGGTTGAGTAATGACTGGTTCTATGCTACGAAAGGTAATGGAATCGATGCCACAAGAAAGGGGGATGTGTCGGATGAATTGTCGCTGTATGACAATGGAACAAAAAAGGACCAATATCCTGGCGCGAATATACGGATCGATCTTTCGGGCATGCCCCTTGGGGAGAGTGAGCCTATCCAGGAGGTGCCTAATCCAAACGTATTTTCGACTTTGCCACAGATTGTAAAAGTTACACTCAACTAA
- a CDS encoding helix-turn-helix domain-containing protein, whose protein sequence is MKLEYKNEKTNGTFVVGNDKSILTHAGILRDSTINSIVFNFQEDQLAFIDEVQYTFPRNTVLPLMANQNFRFEHPEQLIAWQFNREFYCIVDHDAEVGCVGFLFYGICNPMFIDLSQQDIDDVQLTVQFCETDMLVKDRMQNEMLRTLLKRIIISVTRLARKQTSDNVLLTDEKLDLIRKFNLLLECNFKTKHEVRFYAGELNKSPKTLANVFSLLKFPSPSSLIQKRIMLEAKRYLNYTDKSAKEIAYHLGFTSPAHFSRFFKLHSRNTISAFRNKH, encoded by the coding sequence ATGAAATTAGAATATAAAAACGAAAAGACCAATGGAACATTCGTCGTTGGTAATGATAAATCTATACTTACCCATGCCGGAATTTTACGTGACAGCACAATAAATTCCATTGTATTTAATTTTCAGGAAGACCAGCTCGCATTTATCGATGAAGTACAATATACCTTTCCAAGAAACACGGTGCTCCCGTTGATGGCCAACCAGAATTTCAGGTTTGAACATCCTGAACAATTGATCGCCTGGCAGTTCAACCGGGAATTCTATTGTATCGTTGACCACGATGCTGAGGTAGGATGTGTCGGCTTTCTATTTTACGGCATCTGCAATCCCATGTTTATCGACCTCTCCCAACAAGATATTGATGATGTACAATTAACGGTGCAATTCTGCGAAACGGATATGCTGGTAAAGGATAGGATGCAGAACGAGATGCTGCGTACTTTGCTCAAGCGAATTATCATTAGTGTCACCCGTCTAGCTAGGAAGCAGACCTCCGACAATGTATTACTCACCGATGAAAAATTGGATCTTATACGCAAATTCAACCTGCTTTTGGAGTGTAATTTCAAAACTAAACATGAAGTCCGTTTTTATGCAGGAGAACTCAATAAATCACCTAAGACGCTTGCCAATGTCTTTTCTTTATTGAAATTTCCATCACCCTCCAGTCTGATACAAAAAAGGATTATGCTGGAAGCCAAACGTTACCTCAATTATACGGATAAATCAGCCAAAGAAATTGCTTATCATCTGGGGTTTACCAGTCCGGCACATTTCAGCCGTTTTTTTAAGTTACATTCACGAAATACAATTTCTGCTTTTAGAAATAAACATTAA
- a CDS encoding peroxiredoxin-like family protein has protein sequence MRKIISLVLAVFCFMINVAHAQQDRALSQDIPEMAVDISPLLIGELFPFQDLKDVNGQIVNMGTIISQKPTILVFYRGGWCPYCNLQLSGLQEIEKELLGLGYQVVAVSTDKPENLQTSIDKGHLSYTLLSDADLSLGKKIGIVFRAPTAYHKFLPETSGGNNTDMLLPVPSVFILDKTGKIKFEYIEPNFKERISPKLLQAVAGALYESL, from the coding sequence ATGAGAAAAATAATCAGCTTAGTGCTCGCTGTATTCTGTTTTATGATTAATGTGGCACATGCACAACAAGATAGAGCTCTATCACAAGATATTCCGGAAATGGCAGTAGATATCAGTCCACTGCTGATCGGCGAATTATTCCCTTTTCAGGATTTAAAAGACGTCAATGGGCAGATCGTTAACATGGGGACGATAATTTCCCAAAAACCCACCATATTGGTGTTTTATCGGGGGGGATGGTGTCCGTATTGCAACCTCCAGCTCTCGGGGCTGCAGGAAATCGAAAAAGAACTGCTCGGATTGGGTTATCAGGTTGTAGCGGTAAGTACCGACAAACCTGAGAATCTTCAAACAAGTATTGATAAAGGACATTTATCATATACATTACTTTCAGATGCCGATTTATCGTTGGGAAAGAAAATAGGTATTGTATTCAGGGCACCAACAGCTTACCATAAATTTTTGCCAGAAACCAGTGGTGGAAACAACACGGATATGTTACTTCCCGTTCCGTCGGTATTTATCCTCGACAAGACAGGCAAAATAAAGTTTGAATATATTGAACCAAACTTTAAGGAACGGATCAGTCCTAAGTTACTTCAGGCAGTTGCAGGTGCGCTTTACGAGTCGCTTTAA
- a CDS encoding AAA family ATPase: MLLYIWVNEYKHIKKTGFNLSSLYEFSFIIKKDSHKTNEIVGRLECVKKRTPKLFNDQIIDVKAIIGENGSGKSTLLEILIQNIMTKSNFYFDGFIITDKFIFNRKGIDFGTSISEIKYFVLEEVLNVELVNYNRDEFQRKLKAYEVQDSHQGQIATSHLNHISIIHYSPLLNLDRIANIEGVAGSSRTWETDYWHYYDYTTENCIVDDYHALNIGESSYYISGESELLAHKSAESKRNLEFLSTEIFKELPFKNRIESVHIRLNDFYQRFWESIDSFLKADNDLEGKIEEVIASIKLKAPKEMDNLKELESNLYVSFLYGALKYEYKNRMDFGDRGNSNAIFSTIELFLSSTSKTKTQRSTIESFLQKAQFTDKFKSSIFSKIKKAVDFIIKSPSIINRSNYHFSIPLADPAVLKEFVKLFFDDFILEDEGDKRTFIFDIFSIEFVGLSSGEKNLLSMFSRLKRAADTIPKSQSDVVFLLDEPEVTLHPQWQISFIKLLNENLPKLFPEKILQILISSHSPILVSDLPKNNILFLEKDIVTGECKVSKLRDMQKTFGANIHSLYADAFFLKDKGGAMGEFAKGIIKDIINELNKEAPENPEHLKIIIELVGEPLIQNQLLEWFYKKFPEQRIENIDERIAFLEKELNSIKEIKMRGKNENNK; this comes from the coding sequence ATGCTTTTATATATCTGGGTAAACGAATACAAGCATATTAAAAAAACAGGATTCAATTTGAGTTCTCTTTATGAATTCAGTTTTATTATAAAGAAAGACAGCCATAAAACAAATGAAATTGTCGGCAGACTTGAATGCGTAAAGAAAAGAACCCCTAAATTATTTAACGACCAGATTATAGATGTAAAGGCAATAATTGGCGAAAATGGTTCGGGCAAGTCAACACTTTTGGAAATACTCATTCAAAACATTATGACCAAATCCAACTTCTATTTTGATGGGTTTATTATTACGGACAAATTTATTTTTAATCGGAAGGGAATTGATTTCGGAACATCTATTTCGGAAATCAAATATTTCGTTTTGGAAGAGGTCCTGAATGTTGAGTTAGTAAACTACAACAGAGATGAGTTTCAGAGAAAACTAAAGGCCTATGAAGTTCAAGACAGTCATCAAGGGCAAATAGCAACCAGTCATTTAAACCACATTTCAATTATTCATTACAGCCCGTTGCTAAACCTGGATAGGATTGCAAATATTGAAGGCGTTGCAGGAAGTTCTAGAACTTGGGAAACGGATTATTGGCATTACTACGATTATACTACGGAGAATTGTATTGTAGATGATTATCATGCTCTCAATATTGGTGAGAGCAGTTACTACATATCAGGGGAAAGTGAATTGCTGGCTCATAAGTCAGCAGAATCAAAACGAAATTTAGAATTCCTTTCAACTGAGATTTTTAAAGAATTGCCTTTTAAAAATCGCATTGAAAGTGTACACATTCGTTTGAATGATTTCTATCAAAGGTTTTGGGAAAGTATTGATAGTTTTTTGAAAGCCGACAATGATTTGGAAGGAAAAATTGAAGAAGTAATAGCTTCAATAAAGTTAAAAGCCCCAAAAGAAATGGACAATTTGAAGGAATTAGAATCAAACTTGTATGTGAGTTTTCTTTATGGAGCACTAAAATACGAGTATAAAAACAGAATGGACTTTGGCGACAGAGGAAATTCAAATGCGATCTTCTCCACAATTGAATTATTCCTTTCATCTACGAGCAAAACAAAAACTCAAAGAAGCACAATTGAAAGCTTTTTACAGAAAGCACAGTTCACAGATAAATTTAAGAGTTCAATTTTTTCTAAAATTAAAAAGGCTGTAGATTTCATCATTAAATCTCCTTCAATTATAAATAGAAGCAATTATCATTTTTCAATTCCGCTCGCAGATCCTGCTGTGTTGAAGGAGTTTGTCAAATTGTTTTTTGATGATTTTATTTTGGAAGACGAAGGAGATAAGCGAACGTTTATCTTTGATATTTTTTCAATTGAATTTGTTGGTTTGAGTAGTGGAGAGAAAAATCTACTCTCAATGTTTAGCCGACTTAAAAGAGCGGCTGATACTATTCCTAAAAGTCAATCCGATGTAGTTTTTTTACTTGATGAACCAGAAGTAACACTCCATCCTCAATGGCAAATTTCATTCATTAAATTATTGAATGAAAATCTACCCAAACTCTTTCCTGAGAAAATATTGCAAATACTTATTTCAAGCCATTCACCAATTTTGGTTTCTGACTTGCCGAAGAACAATATTCTTTTTTTAGAAAAGGATATTGTTACTGGAGAATGTAAAGTTTCAAAATTGAGAGATATGCAAAAAACCTTTGGAGCTAATATTCATTCGCTATATGCTGATGCTTTTTTTCTGAAAGATAAAGGAGGTGCAATGGGTGAATTTGCAAAGGGAATCATTAAAGACATTATTAATGAATTGAATAAGGAGGCACCCGAGAATCCAGAGCATTTAAAGATCATTATAGAATTAGTTGGAGAGCCTTTAATTCAGAATCAATTATTGGAATGGTTTTATAAGAAATTTCCGGAACAAAGAATAGAAAATATTGACGAACGAATTGCATTTCTTGAAAAGGAACTCAATTCAATCAAGGAAATTAAAATGAGAGGGAAGAATGAGAATAATAAATAG
- a CDS encoding restriction endonuclease encodes MIYTVNDIAFEQLTPRDFEHLCYELLLRYGYQELIWRQGGADSGRDIEGTLLFSNHIHPKKTKWFFECKHYTSSGVPPAELNSKIAWADAERPDFLVLFASSYITKDARTWLEHIQSQKLYKIVVIEGPDLKNRLLQFPALIEQFFSLNGAEQLFNDVKKMWVHHKIEPSFEVLREVAEKIDPEKLTLNDLGFIFISFYRNYQAFEGRESYYDDFTEQILEPLYDRLITLAKPDSLENFEPYRGDVDELGGNGCFDEVDMLQYDETPNPSYAHQYYLLHLNHKKSSDKWTTGHYLFLNTTYEEAIELFMLDDSDFTTGARVYSPYTPDALKQLALDLPDDFINKILVAYPSLNVAKEKRQEG; translated from the coding sequence ATGATTTATACAGTTAATGATATTGCTTTTGAGCAATTGACACCACGAGATTTTGAGCACCTATGTTATGAGCTGCTTTTAAGATACGGTTACCAGGAATTAATATGGCGCCAGGGTGGTGCAGATAGCGGTCGTGATATTGAGGGGACATTGCTTTTTTCAAATCACATCCACCCTAAAAAAACCAAGTGGTTTTTTGAATGTAAACATTATACCTCGAGCGGCGTTCCGCCCGCCGAACTAAATTCTAAGATAGCTTGGGCAGATGCTGAACGCCCGGACTTCCTAGTCCTATTTGCATCCTCTTATATAACAAAAGATGCTCGAACCTGGCTCGAGCATATTCAATCCCAAAAGCTGTATAAGATTGTTGTTATAGAAGGCCCAGATTTAAAAAACAGGTTATTACAATTTCCGGCTTTGATAGAACAATTCTTTTCTCTTAATGGTGCTGAGCAACTTTTTAATGATGTGAAGAAAATGTGGGTCCACCACAAGATTGAGCCAAGTTTTGAGGTTCTCCGAGAAGTAGCTGAGAAGATCGACCCAGAAAAGCTTACGCTTAACGATTTGGGATTCATATTTATCTCTTTTTATAGAAATTATCAGGCATTTGAAGGGCGGGAAAGCTACTACGATGACTTTACTGAACAAATTCTCGAGCCACTTTACGATCGCCTGATAACGTTGGCAAAGCCAGACAGCTTAGAAAATTTTGAACCCTACAGAGGTGACGTTGATGAACTAGGTGGCAATGGCTGCTTTGATGAAGTTGATATGCTTCAATATGATGAAACGCCGAACCCTTCCTATGCGCATCAATATTATCTGCTTCATTTAAATCATAAAAAAAGTTCTGATAAATGGACAACAGGGCATTACCTGTTTTTAAACACCACTTATGAAGAGGCAATAGAGCTCTTTATGCTAGACGATTCAGATTTTACTACTGGTGCAAGGGTCTACAGTCCCTATACGCCAGATGCGCTAAAGCAACTGGCATTGGATCTACCAGATGATTTTATTAACAAGATATTGGTTGCCTATCCTAGCTTGAATGTTGCAAAAGAAAAAAGACAAGAAGGATAA
- a CDS encoding DNA-binding protein, with product MQINIVTKDDLEDFRIKLLSDIKEILKIQEVKSFPRSIKTKQVLEILEISAGKLQQMRIAGELTYKKVGGTYYYNYNEVKRLLPKELNGGYE from the coding sequence ATGCAGATAAATATTGTGACTAAAGATGACCTGGAGGATTTCAGGATAAAACTACTTTCAGACATAAAGGAAATCCTAAAAATTCAGGAGGTAAAGAGTTTCCCCCGTTCTATTAAGACGAAACAGGTTTTGGAAATATTGGAAATATCGGCTGGCAAGCTGCAACAAATGCGCATAGCCGGTGAGCTAACCTACAAAAAAGTTGGCGGGACCTATTACTATAATTACAACGAAGTTAAACGGCTATTACCTAAAGAGTTAAATGGAGGATACGAATAA